One part of the Stegostoma tigrinum isolate sSteTig4 chromosome 14, sSteTig4.hap1, whole genome shotgun sequence genome encodes these proteins:
- the LOC125457853 gene encoding LOW QUALITY PROTEIN: extracellular calcium-sensing receptor-like (The sequence of the model RefSeq protein was modified relative to this genomic sequence to represent the inferred CDS: substituted 1 base at 1 genomic stop codon), with amino-acid sequence MQTMIFTIEEINWSKTLLPNITLGYEIYDDCSTSAIALKAALALVNGKQERIEYPECKGSSNVAAIIGCEKSTSSIAAASTVGTFRIPMVSYFSTCSCLSDKQEYPTFFRTIPSDKYQSKLLAELVKTFDWNWIGAIRSNTDYGNFGMRTFIEEAQKHGICIAYSESFYRTDPTEKIRKIVQVIKEATTKVVVGFLHAGDMRVLIKEILRQNITGIQWVGSEGWVTEDSFSPEERGRFLIGAIGPTTRRTEIDGLRDYLVKIHPSRFPDSIFVKKFWETVFSCTLTNGNMTMTGSSASKVRPCTGNEHLDGLENAYLPAIMDGSSYQVYKAVYAVAHALDDMLSCEEGNGPFMNNTCAHILSFEPWQLVHYLQLVNFTAKNGEIVHFDANGDPVATYELVNLQMNLEGTIEIVNIGYYESSAPEGQELVLNIGDIVWSSSGKQIPRALCSEPCAPGTRKVSRKGQPTCCFDCAECADGEISNVTDSTDCVKCPLEYWSNQQKDRCIPKKIEFLSFQEVLGCVLVALALVGVCLARGAAAVFFHFRETPIVRANNSELSFLLLFALTLCFLCSLTFIGKPTGWSCMLRRTAFGIVFVLCISCILGKTILVVIAFKATLPNNNMRNWFGPMQQRLGVFGLTFVQGLICTIWLIVSPPHPMKNITYYRNIIILECDMGSLKAFYFVSSYTGTLSTVCFLLAFLARKLPDNFNDAKYITFSMLIFXAVWITFIPAYVSSPGKYTVAVEVFAIWASSFGLLVCIFAPKCYLILLKPENNTKKNMMGKGSSL; translated from the exons ATGCAGACCATGATATTTACAATTGAAGAAATAAACTGGAGTAAAACTCTACTTCCGAATATCACTCTGGGATATGAGATCTACGACGACTGTTCGACGTCCGCGATAGCATTGAAAGCAGCGCTGGCTTTGGTGAATGGAAAGCAAGAAAGAATCGAGTACCCTGAATGTAAAGGGTCTTCCAACGTTGCAGCTATTATTGGCTGTGAGAAATCCACGTCCTCCATTGCAGCCGCAAGTACAGTTGGAACGTTCAGAATCCCAATG GTTAGCTACTTCTCCACTTGCTCCTGTCTGAGCGATAAGCAAGAATATCCGACTTTCTTTAGAACGATACCAAGCGACAAATATCAGTCCAAACTTCTTGCTGAACTTGTGAAAACGTTTGACTGGAATTGGATTGGGGCTATTAGAAGTAACACAGATTATGGGAACTTTGGAATGAGAACATTTATCGAAGAGGCCCAAAAACATGGGATTTGCATCGCGTACTCTGAATCGTTTTACAGAACCGATCCCACTGAGAAAATCAGGAAAATTGTTCAGGTAATCAAAGAGGCAACGACGAAGGTTGTGGTTGGATTTCTGCATGCCGGAGACATGCGAGTGTTAATTAAAGAGATTTTGCGCCAAAATATAACGGGAATACAATGGGTTGGAAGTGAAGGTTGGGTGACAGAAGATAGTTTCTCACCTGAAGAAAGAGGAAGGTTTCTTATTGGGGCCATCGGTCCAACAACCCGTAGAACGGAAATAGACGGCCTCAGAGATTATCTTGTGAAAATTCACCCTTCCAGGTTTCCTgacagcatatttgtgaagaagtTTTGGGAAACTGTATTCTCGTGCACTTTAACAAACGGCAACATGACAATGACTGGAAGTTCTGCCAGTAAGGTTCGGCCATGCACAGGTAATGAACATTTGGATGGTTTAGAAAATGCCTATCTTCCAGCGATAATGGACGGAAGCTCCTACCAGGTGTATAAAGCGGTATATGCCGTCGCCCATGCACTTGATGATATGCTGTCCTGTGAAGAAGGCAATGGCCCGTTTATGAATAATACTTGTGCTCATATTTTAAGCTTTGAGCCCTGGCAG TTGGTACATTACCTACAGTTGGTAAATTTCACTGCTAAGAATGGGGAAATCGTGCATTTTGACGCAAATGGCGATCCAGTCGCAACGTATGAATTAGTAAATTTACAAATGAATTTGGAAGGAACAATTGAAATTGTAAATATTGGATATTATGAAAGTTCAGCACCGGAGGGACAAGAACTAGTCCTGAACATCGGAGATATTGTGTGGAGCTCCAGTGGAAAGCAG ATTCCACGTGCCCTTTGTTCTGAACCTTGCGCTCCCGGGACAAGAAAGGTCAGCAGGAAAGGTCAGCCAACTTGTTGTTTCGACTGCGCAGAGTGCGCCGATGGTGAGATCAGCAACGTCACAG ATTCTACCGATTGCGTGAAGTGTCCTTTGGAATACTGGTCCAATCAGCAAAAAGATCGATGCATTCCCAAAAAGATTGAATTTCTTTCTTTCCAAGAGGTTCTCGGCTGCGTCTTAGTGGCCCTTGCTTTAGTGGGAGTGTGCCTTGCACGGGGTGCAGCTGCTGTCTTTTTCCACTTTCGGGAAACTCCTATCGTTCGAGCGAACAATTCGGAACTGAGTTTCCTACTTCTCTTTGCGCTAACGCTTTGCTTCCTGtgctcactcaccttcattgGGAAACCGACCGGATGGTCCTGCATGTTGCGGCGGACTGCGTTTGGAATTGTGTTTGTTCTGTGTATTTCCTGTATTTTGGGGAAAACTATTCTTGTCGTGATCGCTTTTAAAGCAACTCTTCCCAACAACAACATGAGGAACTGGTTTGGCCCCATGCAGCAACGGTTAGGGGTATTTGGCCTCACATTTGTTCAAGGTTTAATTTGCACGATCTGGCTCATTGTATCACCTCCCCATCCAATGAAAAACATTACGTATTATCGAAACATTATAATTTTGGAATGTGATATGGGTTCTTTAAAAGCCTTTTATTTTGTGTCCAGCTATACTGGTACACTGtctactgtttgtttcctgctAGCTTTTCTTGCTCGGAAACTTCCTGACAATTTCAATGACGCGAAGTATATAACTTTCAGTATGCTGATCTTCTGAGCTGTTTGGATCACTTTTATTCCGGCTTATGTCAGCTCTCCTGGAAAGTACACGGTGGCTGTCGAAGTGTTCGCTATTTGGGCGTCAAGCTTTGGTTTGCTTGTTTGCATTTTTGCTCCGAAATGTTATCTCATTTTACTGAAACCGGAGAATAACACAAAGAAAAACATGATGGGCAAAGGCTCTTCACTGTAG